A genome region from Tolypothrix sp. PCC 7712 includes the following:
- a CDS encoding EcsC family protein encodes MADKISQEIANKKINNLPDNTTKDKKSFLTSVGETFNWLAGTAVGIGETVAKQTHKLIEQSTQTSGKVVDSLSQNWLIRRLSGVLNLNWLIGASENVDLAKAQAAVNQLKQQYPQESPSQISHRIMVEKATKAGGIGLATSILPGVAAALLAIDLAATTQLQSEMLYEIASAYGLNLKDPARKGEVLAIFGLALGGSRLLKAAGLGLLRNVPFAGAAIAASSNATMIYSLGYAACRFYEAKLDESTSLTDKETLATLKQQSEKYLETAIAQEAVMDQILVHMILASHPEKTWSEILPELKAINLSEHSLNAIAQNIQSPQPLDSLLNQLNRDFAIPLLAQCQKIAQLNGETTEVEQKIIDAIANKFNL; translated from the coding sequence ATGGCAGATAAAATTTCTCAAGAAATAGCAAATAAAAAAATCAATAATTTACCAGATAATACAACAAAAGATAAAAAATCATTTTTGACATCTGTTGGCGAAACATTCAACTGGCTAGCGGGAACAGCAGTTGGAATAGGAGAAACAGTTGCTAAACAAACACATAAATTAATTGAACAATCAACTCAAACAAGCGGCAAAGTAGTAGATAGCCTCAGCCAAAATTGGTTAATTCGCAGATTATCTGGGGTATTAAATCTTAATTGGTTGATTGGTGCTAGTGAAAATGTTGATTTAGCAAAAGCACAAGCAGCAGTTAATCAACTCAAACAACAATATCCCCAAGAGTCCCCTAGCCAAATTTCCCACAGAATTATGGTGGAAAAAGCTACAAAAGCCGGGGGAATTGGTTTAGCAACAAGTATTTTGCCAGGAGTAGCGGCGGCTTTATTAGCAATTGATTTAGCAGCGACAACGCAATTGCAATCAGAAATGCTTTATGAAATAGCATCCGCCTACGGGTTAAATTTAAAAGACCCAGCGCGCAAGGGTGAGGTTTTGGCAATTTTTGGTTTAGCTTTAGGCGGTAGTCGGCTTTTAAAAGCTGCGGGTTTAGGCTTGCTGCGAAATGTACCTTTTGCTGGTGCTGCGATCGCAGCTAGTTCTAATGCGACGATGATTTATTCTTTAGGCTATGCTGCTTGTCGATTTTACGAAGCCAAGCTGGACGAATCCACCTCGCTGACGGACAAAGAGACATTAGCAACATTAAAGCAGCAAAGTGAAAAATACTTAGAAACTGCGATCGCTCAAGAAGCTGTCATGGATCAAATTTTAGTACATATGATCCTCGCCAGCCATCCAGAAAAGACTTGGTCAGAAATTCTCCCAGAGTTAAAAGCTATAAATCTTAGCGAACATTCCTTAAATGCGATCGCCCAAAATATTCAATCACCTCAGCCTTTAGATAGCTTGCTAAATCAACTCAATCGTGATTTTGCGATCCCCTTGCTGGCTCAATGTCAAAAAATTGCCCAACTTAACGGTGAAACTACAGAAGTAGAGCAAAAGATTATTGACGCGATCGCTAATAAGTTTAATCTTTAG